A stretch of DNA from Planctomycetaceae bacterium:
CGTAGTTGTTGCAGAACCGCCCGCCGCTGATGGTGTGGATCGAGACGATGCTGGCCGGGCGGAGCATGTCGACGGCCTTGATGATGGCCTGGGTCTCGGGCTCACTGGCCGGGCGCGACCCGCCGCTATAGCGGGCGTTGGCGGCGCTGGGTTTCCAGTTGGTAGCCGGGAAGTTGCGATTGCAGTCGACACGGTTGGCGTTGCCTCGCGTGCGGGCGGCCAGGCCGTCGGGGTTGGCTTCGAGGATGAACGCCACGCTGCGCCCGCCCAGGACAGAGGGGTTGGACTTGATGTAATCGTACATCCGCCGGGCTAACTGCGACGAGACCGGCTCATCGCCGTGAATGCCTGCGAAGATCAGCGTCGCGCTGCCCGAGGCGCCGAATACGTGCATGGTGATGGGCTTGCCCAGCACCGAGTGACCCAGCACGAAGGTTCGCGCGGAGCTGGCGGCGCCTGCAGGGGCGTTCGCCCGCGGCTGGGCCTTGGCGTGGTGCGGCGACCATGCCGGCGAGGAGGGCAATTCGCCGGCTTCCTGCCGTAGCGTGTCCTCGGTCAGCGGACC
This window harbors:
- a CDS encoding M14 family zinc carboxypeptidase yields the protein MRKLSLARSGGFVAVVVLSAAALGGCAQKPAAAIGPLTEDTLRQEAGELPSSPAWSPHHAKAQPRANAPAGAASSARTFVLGHSVLGKPITMHVFGASGSATLIFAGIHGDEPVSSQLARRMYDYIKSNPSVLGGRSVAFILEANPDGLAARTRGNANRVDCNRNFPATNWKPSAANARYSGGSRPASEPETQAIIKAVDMLRPASIVSIHTISGGRFCNNYDGPASALAAAMAKSNSYPPKATIGYPTPGSFGTWAGIDRNIPTITLELPDEQKNASQWWSGNRGALLTAIRHGEAVQVARDADKMPPAPMYPLRGGR